One Macadamia integrifolia cultivar HAES 741 unplaced genomic scaffold, SCU_Mint_v3 scaffold_170A, whole genome shotgun sequence genomic window carries:
- the LOC122070982 gene encoding GEM-like protein 1 — MDPNHQNGKKENKKMDEGTSNSNTEGRWGTWVVGTPVPPQAHPVNQKAATWVAGEAIPSSDPATLNANYMKYSVPPVTSGGNGGSSMPQPTNPYVQTSPVPGSSGKSPMEMILNVLSRWGKKFEDCAKKAEGFTENVWHHLKTSPSLSDAAMAKLAQGTKVLTEGGHEKVFQQTFQLLPEEKLLKAYACYLSTSSGPVIGTLYISNKRLAFCSDNPLCFYPAPGQKEWLYYKVSVLFEQLVAVNPSSNKLNPSEKYIQIVTADGHEFWFMGFVSYDKALKNLTEALQHRGAFSSVNPQN, encoded by the exons ATGGATCCCAACCACCAGAACGGCAAGAAAGAGAATAAGAAAATGGATGAAGGCACTTCAAATTCGAACACAGAGGGGAGGTGGGGCACCTGGGTTGTGGGCACTCCGGTTCCACCTCAGGCCCATCCAGTAAACCAGAAGGCTGCGACTTGGGTTGCGGGAGAAGCGATACCTTCTTCTGATCCGGCGACTCTTAACGCTAACTACATGAAATACTCTGTTCCTCCGGTTACTAGTGGTGGTAATGGTGGCAGCAGCATGCCTCAGCCTACCAATCCTTATGTCCAGACATCTCCTGTTCCTGGGTCATCTGGGAAGA GCCCTATGGAGATGATCCTTAATGTGTTAAGTCGTTGGGGGAAAAAGTTTGAAGATTGCGCCAAAAAAGCTGAGGGTTTTACTGAAAACGTCTGGCATCACT TGAAAACCAGTCCTAGTCTTAGTGATGCAGCCATGGCAAAACTTGCCCAGGGGACAAAGGTTCTTACAGAAGGGGGGCATGAGAAGGTTTTTCAGCAGACATTTCAGTTGTTACCAGAAGAAAAGCTCCTGAAGGCATATGCTTGTTATCTTTCAACATCCTCTGGACCTGTCATTGGGACACTGTACATTTCCAACAAAAGACTGGCCTTTTGCAGTGACAATCCTCTCTGTTTTTATCCTGCCCCAGGACAGAAAGAGTGGCTATATTACAAG GTATCTGTGCTGTTTGAGCAGTTGGTAGCAGTAAATCCTTCTTCTAACAAATTGAACCCTTCTGAGAAATACATCCAGATTGTCACTGCAGATGGCCATGAGTTCTGGTTCATGGGGTTCGTATCATATGACAAGGCACTCAAGAATCTGACTGAAGCTTTACAGCATCGTGGTGCCTTTTCCAGTGTAAACCCACAGAACTAG
- the LOC122071003 gene encoding thaumatin-like protein 1 produces the protein MDIEGRLLFLLALFISGALSATFTFTNKCSYTVWPATLAGGGTSQLSLTGFELTAGASSSLEVPVGWSGRFWARTFCSTTGNFNCSTGDCHTGQVACNGAGGAVPATLVEFTLGAHNGDLDFYDVSLVDGFNLPVSVTPQEGSGSGCNSTSCPANINSICPQELSVMDPNGTVIGCKSACIAFGDPKYCCTGDYGGPATCPPTNYSMNFKKLCPQAYSYAYDDRTSTFTCMGANYRITFCP, from the exons ATGGATATCGAAGGCAGATTACTCTTCCTCCTCGCTCTCTTTATATCAG GTGCTCTCTCAGCTACCTTTACTTTCACAAACAAGTGCTCATACACTGTCTGGCCTGCAACATTGGCCGGTGGGGGAACATCTCAGCTATCCCTAACCGGATTCGAGCTGACTGCCGGTGCTTCATCATCACTAGAAGTCCCTGTTGGATGGTCTGGTAGATTCTGGGCTCGAACATTTTGCTCTACCACCGGAAATTTCAACTGCAGCACCGGAGATTGCCACACTGGTCAAGTAGCTTGCAATGGAGCCGGTGGCGCCGTACCAGCCACCTTAGTGGAATTCACACTAGGGGCTCATAATGGTGACCTAGATTTCTATGATGTGAGCCTTGTTGATGGTTTTAACCTGCCTGTATCAGTGACTCCACAAGAAGGCAGTGGCAGTGGCTGCAACTCCACCAGCTGCCCTGCAAACATCAACTCAATATGCCCACAGGAATTGAGTGTCATGGACCCTAATGGGACTGTAATTGGTTGTAAGAGTGCCTGTATCGCTTTCGGCGATCCGAAGTACTGCTGCACAGGAGATTATGGTGGTCCGGCGACTTGCCCACCTACTAATTATTCTATGAACTTCAAGAAACTGTGTCCTCAAGCTTATAGCTATGCTTATGATGATCGGACGAGCACGTTTACCTGCATGGGTGCCAATTACCGTATCACCTTTTGCCCTTAG